A window from Toxoplasma gondii ME49 chromosome IX, whole genome shotgun sequence encodes these proteins:
- a CDS encoding phosphoacetylglucosamine mutase (encoded by transcript TGME49_264650), with translation MANGATPEERSASTSFESSQDSAVHLPGRSISFKNLAASVSLYPAIRKRRFNYGTAGFRADAELLPHVVHRCGLLAALLAVDQQRREEAKSRAEQRGHSPEKTGSTVGVYVGCMITASHNPVEDNGVKLVGRDGCLLPPVWERYAETLVNAAFVDCERREGGSGRHRHANTSVKKAGANLSTDATLSGRNHPEVGKGDTECESAASELKVLQEIVEELFEKEESQTGVRKHRDQKQEPSQETQTSTLKPSPTPLFPCVIVGRDNRPSSRRLQDAFEAGVRALGVRLVSLGQVTTGQLQFIVRQQNAKMQEGNENGEETAQLAGQTEERDEWEKRQDANGREQGEDEGNKFVHGYYAHFAKVFSAFMQQARELKEQARREQGEQHGGKGQEEANGAGRDLDPPHSVSFPSPTLFLDAANGVGGPCMKPFVRMLMTEAGISLVMRNEGNKSQEVCIFARGGEGERRMQEHDICTEGEERNMKEGLNVLCGAEHVQKLKTLPRNFGGPGDASEGTLCASFDGDADRLIFFTWERKRSSHLSSLPPLPDTCFDPQRLCSRDEVVREELQRAFSLSDESSFCTRQSASRGGRGDEDLQEGEREANHRSTLSHGCDSRGEPRAGEGLSLERRDGQEKNDGREKDSGRREGSQEQFDTESHNDCPLSCGDVSANGQAVKRMTSSALDMSGEDALRMRLYDGDRIACLVALTLLSLLKQALGKRENGRSASCCTMASAYSPVSSSSSPQLSLCVVQTAYANGGSTAFLEKLQAAASSLSASGVLLELACVPTGVKHLHRRADEGSLGVYFEANGHGTVVRDDSQLDLWARAHGLSMVAEWKLLREFVNLFNAATGDAQTNLLAVVAALSWLDMTPQQWSDLYDDRPCHTLKVSLPRRVLDTLNPDPCHEKRLLEPEDLQAWIDEAVETTGPFCRSFVRPSGTEDVCRIYVEAPDSVSARTLGSVVSELVVQYAALLERTCDEGDGQKARGEVR, from the exons ATGGCGAACGGGGCTACCCCTGAAGAGAGGTCTGCATCGACCAGCTTCGAATCCAGCCAGGACTCGGCTGTTCATTTGCCAGGAAGGTCCATCTCGTTCAAAAATCTTGCGGCGTCTGTATCCCTGTACCCAGCAATTCGGAAACGGCGATTCAACTACGGAACAGCAG GTTTTCGTGCGGACGCGGAGCTCCTGCCGCATGTGGTTCACCGGTGCGGACTTCTTGCTGCGCTTCTCGCGGTCGaccagcagcgaagagaagaagcaaagagtcGAGCGGAACAGAGAGGCCACAGCCCAGAGAAAACAGGCAGTACCGTCGGCGTCTACGTCGGCTGTATGATCACCGCGAGCCATAATCCTGTGGAAGACAACGGAGTAAAGCTCGTCGGCCGCGAtggctgtctccttccaccAGTCTGGGAGCGCTATGCTGAAACCTTGGTGAACGCTGCCTTCGTCGACtgcgaaaggcgagagggcGGATCCGGTCGCCATAGACACGCAAACACCTCCGTTAAAAAGGCGGGGGCAAATCTCAGCACGGACGCCACTCTTTCCGGGAGAAATCACCCAGAAGTCGGCAAAGGCGACACGGAGTGTGAGAGCGCCGCGTCGGAACTGAAAGTGTTGCAGGAGATCGTTGAAGAGCTCTTCGAAAAGGAAGAGTCGCAAACAGGTGTGCGCAAGCATCGTGACCAGAAACAGGAACCTTcacaagagacacagacgtcTACGTTAAAGCCTTCTCCGACTCCGCTGTTCCCATGCGTCATTGTCgggagagacaacagacCGTCTTCAAGGCGGCTTCAGGACGCGTTCGAGGCCGGTGTACGCGCTCTGGGCGTCCGACTCGTTTCTCTGGGGCAAGTCACCACGGGCCAGCTGCAGTTCATTGTGAGACAGCAAAACGCGAAAAtgcaagaaggaaacgagaacggggaagagacagcacaACTCGCGGGGCAGacggaagagcgagacgagtGGGAGAAGCGACAAGACGCGAAcggaagagaacaaggcgaggacgaagggaACAAGTTCGTCCACGGGTACTATGCCCACTTTGCGAAGGTGTTCTCCGCATTCATGCAGCAGGCAAGAGAGTTGAAGGAGCAGGCTCGGAGGGAACAGGGGGAGCAGCACGGCGGGAAAGgccaggaagaagcaaacggcGCAGGGCGAG ATCTCGATCCTCCCcattctgtttcttttccttctcctaCGCTCTTCCTTGACGCGGCAAACGGTGTCGGAGGTCCCTGCATGAAGCCCTTTGTACGCATGCTCATGACGGAAGCGGGGATATCTCTGGTTATGCGCAACGAAGGGAATAAAAGCCAAGAAGTGTGTATTTTtgcgagaggaggcgagggagaaagacgcatgcaggagcACGACATAtgcacagaaggagaagaaaggaacatGAAGGAAGGCCTCAATGTTCTCTGCGGCGCGGAACATGTGCAGAAGCTCAAGACCTTACCCAGGAATTTTG GCGGTCCAGGAGACGCGTCGGAAGGTACTCTTTGTGCCTCTTTCGACGGGGATGCTGATCGTCTGATCTTCTTCACTTGGGAGCGGAAGCGCTCTTCAcatctgtcttctcttccgccgttGCCGGATACCTGCTTCGACCCACAGCGGCTGTGCTCGCGAGATGAGGTTGTGCGGGAAGAGCTGCAGCGTGCGTTTTCCCTGTCAGATGAATCGTCTTTCTGCACGCGCCAAAGCGCTTCTCGGGGAggccgaggagacgaagatctccaagaaggcgaacgcgagGCGAACCATCGATCCACGCTTTCACATGGCTGTGACAGTCGAGGAGAGCCGCGTGCGGGAGAAGGCCTGTCATTGGAGAGGCGAGATggacaggagaaaaacgacggaAGGGAAAAGGACAGTGGGCGACGGGAAGGGTCGCAGGAACAGTTTGACACAGAATCCCACAATGACTGCCCCCTCTCCTGTGGAGATGTCTCCGCGAACGGGCAAGCCGTGAAACGGATGACGTCCTCTGCCCTCGACATGAGTGGGGAAGACGCGCTCAGGATGCGGCTCTACGACGGCGACCGCATTGCTTGTCTCGTCGCGCTGACGCTTCTCAGTCTGCTCAAACAAgctctggggaaaagagagaacggacgGTCTGCTTCCTGTTGCACGATGGCTTCTGCCTACTCGCCTgtatcttcctcttcttccccccaGTTGAGCTTGTGCGTGGTGCAAACGGCGTATGCGAATGGCGGGAGCACAGCTTTTCTAGAGAAGCTCCAGGCAGCTGCtagctctctctccgcctcagGTGTTCTG CTAGAGCTTGCATGCGTCCCCACTGGAGTCAAGCATCTCCACCGCCGAGCGGACGAAGGATCCCTTGGGGTCTACTTTGAAGCCAATGGTCACGGGACGGTTGTGCGAGATGACTCTCAGCTGGATCTGTGGGCGCGTGCGCACGGGCTGTCTATG GTTGCAGAGTGGAAACTTCTCCGAGAATTCGTGAATCTCTTCAATGCGGCAACAGGCGACGCACAGACGAACTTGCTCGCAGTCGTTGCGGCGCTCTCGTGGCTGGACATGACTCCCCAACAGTGGAGCGACTTGTACGACGACCGGCCCTGCCACACCCTCAAG GTTTCACTTCCACGCAGGGTTCTTGACACGCTGAATCCCGATCCCTGTCATGAGAAGAGACTGCTGGAACCTGAAGACCTGCAG GCTTGGATCGACGAAGCCGTTGAAACAACCGGCCCGTTCTGTAGAAGTTTCGTCCGACCCTCGGGCACTGAAGACGTCTGTCGAATATACGTGGAAGCTCCGGACTCTGTTTCTGCCAGGACCCTCGGCTCTGTTGTCTCGGAACTCGTTGTCCAGTACGCCGCGCTCCTGGAGAGAACATGCGACGAAGGAGATGGCCAAAAAGCAAGAGGGGAAGTGAGATAA
- a CDS encoding bromodomain-containing protein (encoded by transcript TGME49_264640) — MSSVTASPPPLPAKAPGPEVSGDSTCSPPLHAASKAAPSSLRGDVTASGTASRYLQSGDKERRSYTGRGVALPEATAGSQEAEAGTASPLSPAASSPEFLVPRMATSSVSTTGEAFASSSGTVKASDSLDSSCRTSTSSSAESATPLPSASADASPSAFSSSPTLETGNGDASQHMSAVHGAHMLPPDYRTAVDRVVLAEVLHGFDCVRGELFLNEEEKHSIQRVLQPFNFRFVPVVSKSQAVGPGGRRGFSSKRSASGAGPSRRLTQEVQRLQEAACSFAALPRGKRRQSKANSRYQDDDTSSAVGDRVGDSEASAGPSGNSRSADGAEGGSQFLSGGDFWMGPHAPHTAASPGSGGEKTVSVVSDDASTVSRSSRVGGKGEGRRGGGRRSRHHGGAGEGRNKWGGASGRGKGDDADHCDSLDDGRSATTLSGRGRKRKVRHERYDVLAEQGWDEDEKDDHKLRRTSRTTKGGEAGLSSGASTAASGSERIVFTPILRSTPWRESCMLILQHLKRYTAARWFLASVDPELDGVPGYLDVVSRPMDFGTIEQKLRAGPRVYIHPSQWQQDVRQVFFNAFSFHPVNHDVWQDAVILAAEFERCCRQTDQVNPYFTPAMAPSGTGGQQGDGSDRSAFSNGNAEPNGAAAFASAVSGGASGAGRAAGGRWAGASPYTPYYGVSASAPAAQAVHENSWGSSSDVGADASASTAGRSGRGRARRQQAQPFETSAHVSDPYYGSGYGGTASATSGRGRGRGAGASGVGSPRRRGRGRGAAAQLLQRCHTWGEMSKSGPFLGGHQAGGRGGRAGVAMGAAFGGMCPYGAGAPGVGHGGVPGTQVGMNASAVDAQQAYMELDAPPNAPVLPPPPVPRIGVNDKPLSASQKRVLEQNMTRLSSLQRKAALELIQDDLGILAAEYMDEKEFAFDTELLSIEKQKRLFAYVNSMVRANRELWRQQQEAVNLADPSFRAHGAVGPVAVAGVSPYPPAVGDGAPSDVGKGHQGGRRGKKKRDDRSGQGVRGDDSDSSSSDSDSSCSSSSSSFSDSSSVSSSDSDDSDDTDDEKTDASAAEKKQVYPSPAISVENSSAKPSNQEGSAASREIEVNSPRASGPGSSHPTAGPGVGAGLPSSVAVGARDGAELAAPVGNGSVDNSGRHGHGPVVYPTEAGPKTGNERESHTPLPRGDGERKGEEVAALGLSKDEPLPTQDGRRDDLDGEHREEGEVEAAGNTGREEGRIAENVRHSAGTARVSGSAAGGRSAGGLPQYTPVCEEEGSDEIREEVMGRHADFFGTFDSHPPGENSEESVGTQGMAATEAKPTAWKEWKGQVIQQGFVAQRAYATQDRNVNEIIAEGYDARI, encoded by the exons ATGTCGTCGGTGACGGCGTCGCCGCCTCCGTTGCCAGCCAAGGCGCCGGGCCCAGAGGTCTCGGGGGACTCCACatgctctcctcctctgcatgcagcttctAAGGCGGCCCCGTCGTCACTCAGAGGGGATGTGACGGCGTCTGGTACTGCATCTCGTTATTTGCAGAGTGGCGACAAGGAACGGAGAAGTTATACGGGTCGAGGTGTCGCCTTGCCTGAGGCTACAGCGGGCAGCCAAGAGGCTGAAGCAGGAACAGCGAGTCCGCTGTCCcctgctgcttcgtctccagaGTTTTTGGTACCACGGATGGCGACGTCGTCGGTGTCGACTACTGGGGAGGCGTTTGCGTCGTCGTCGGGGACCGTGAAGGCCTCGGATTCGCTCGATTCGTCGTGTCGCACCTCCACGTCATCTTCCGCAGAGTCGGCGACGCCGTTACCTTCGGCATCCGCAGATGCATCTCCATCGGcgttttcgtcctctccgACGCTCGAAACGGGCAACGGAGATGCGTCTCAACATATGTCAGCTGTCCATGGTGCTCATATGCTTCCCCCGGACTACCGCACTGCTGTGGACCGGGTCGTCCTTGCAGAGGTCCTGCACGGCTTCGACTGCGTTAGAGGCGAACTCTTTttgaacgaggaagagaaacataGCATTCAGCGTGTCTTACAGCCGTTTAATTTCCGTTTCGTTCCAGTCGTTTCGAAGTCGCAAGCGGTGGGCCCTGGTGGAAGGCGCGGTTTCTCTTCCAAGCGGAGCGCGTCGGGGGCGGGGCCGTCTCGGCGTCTCACTCAGGAAGTCCAGCGGCTTCAGGAGGCAGCATGCTCTTTCGCGGCTCTCCCGCGGGGCAAGAGAAGGCAGTCGAAGGCAAACAGTCGGTACCAGGATGATGACACCAGCAGCGCTGTTGGCGACAGGGTGGGAGACTCGGAAGCCTCTGCAGGTCCAAGTGGGAACAGTCGGAGTGCCGACGGAGCTGAAGGCGGGTCGCAGTTCCTCTCTGGTGGCGACTTTTGGATGGGGCCTCATGCTCCGCACACAGCAGCGTCTCCAGGGtcgggaggagagaagacagtgTCTGTCGTCAGCGACGACGCGTCGACAGTTAGCAGGAGCAGTAGGGTGGGAGGAAAGGGTGAAGGCCGAAGAGGTGGGGGGCGCAGAAGTCGACATCACGGCGGCGCAGGCGAGGGCAGGAACAAGTGGGGCGGCGCTTCCGGAAGAGGCAAGGGTGACGATGCGGACCACTGCGACTCACTTGACGACGGCCGCTCGGCCACAACTCTTTCTGGAAGAGGTaggaagagaaaggtgaGGCACGAACGGTACGACGTCCTCGCTGAGCAGGGCTGGGatgaggacgagaaggacgatCACAAACTCCGGCGAACGTCGAGAACGACCAAGGGTGGTGAAGCTGGACTTTCTTCAGGTGCGTCGACCGCAGCCTCGGGATCGGAAAGAATTGTCTTCACTCCCATTCTGCGGTCGACGCCGTGGAGAGAAAGTTGCATGCTGATTCTCCAGCATCTGAAGCGCTACACCGCAGCACGGTGGTTCCTGGCTTCCGTCGACCCGGAGCTAGACGGCGTTCCAGGGTACCTCGATGTCGTTTCGCGACCGATGGACTTCGGGACCATCGAACAGAAGCTGCGCGCGGGAcctcgggtgtacatccaccCGTCCCAGTGGCAGCAGGACGTTCGCCAGGTATTCTTCAAcgccttttctttccaccCCGTGAACCACGATGTGTGGCAAGACGCAGTGATTCTGGCGGCGGAGTTTGAGCGATGCTGCCGCCAAACGGACCAGGTGAATCCGTACTTCACGCCCGCCATGGCGCCGTCCGGCACAGGGGGTCAGCAGGGAGATGGGTCCGACCGCTCCGCGTTTTCGAATGGGAATGCCGAGCCTAATGGAGCGGCAGCGTTCGCTTCTGCTGTGTCGGGCGGCGCCTCCGGCGCAGGCAGAGCCGCGGGTGGCAGGTGGGCGGGCGCTTCGCCGTACACGCCGTACTATGGAGTCTCCGCATCTGCTCCAGCGGCTCAGGCGGTTCACGAAAATTCGTGGGGCAGCTCGTCGGACGTTGGTGCGGACGCCTCGGCAAGCACGGCAGGTCGCAGCGGTCGCGGTCGGGCGCGGCGCCAGCAAGCGCAACCGTTTGAAACCTCTGCGCATGTCTCCGATCCTTACTACGGGAGCGGGTATGGAGGGACAGCCTCGGCTACTTCGGGAAGAGGTCGGGGCAGGGGCGCCGGCGCTTCGGGCGTGGGTTCCCCTCGTCGCCGCGGCCGTGGTCGTGGAGCTGCAGCGCAGCTGCTCCAGAGGTGCCACACTTGGGGTGAGATGTCAAAAAGTGGGCCGTTCCTGGGGGGCCATCAGGCAGGGGGACGGGGCGGCCGCGCCGGAGTGGCCATGGGCGCCGCATTCGGCGGCATGTGCCCGTACGGGGCTGGCGCCCCAGGCGTAGGGCACGGCGGGGTGCCAGGAACCCAGGTAGGGATGAACGCGAGTGCCGTCGATGCGCAGCAGGCGTACATGGAGCTGGATGCGCCGCCCAACGCTCCTGtgctgcctccgccgcctgtGCCTAGAATCGGCGTGAATGATAAGCCGCTCAGCGCGAGCCAGAAACGGGTACTAGAGCAGAACATGACGCGCCTATCTTCCCTTCAGAGGAAGGCGGCTCTCGAGCTGATTCAGGACGACCTGGGAATCCTGGCGGCAGAGTATATGGATGAGAAGGAGTTTGCGTTCGACACAGAGCTTCTGTCGatcgagaaacagaaacgtcTTTTTGCCTACGTGAACTCGATGGTACGAGCGAACCGGGAGCTTTGGCGGCAACAACAGGAGGCTGTGAATCTAGCAGACCCGAGTTTCCGCGCCCATGGCGCTGTGGGGCCCGTCGCGGTGGCGGGAGTGTCTCCGTATCCTCCTGCGGTCGGAGACGGGGCTCCAAGCGATGTGGGGAAGGGCCACCAAGGCGGCaggaggggaaagaagaagagggatgATAGAAGCGGACAGGGCGTAAGAGGGGAcgacagcgacagcagcagcagcgatAGTGACAGtagctgcagcagcagcagttCGTCGTTCTCGGACAGCTCGTCGGTGTCCAGCTCTGACAGCGACGACAGCGACGACACAGACGATGAGAAGACAGACGCTAGCGCGgctgagaagaaacaggTGTATCCTTCCCCAGCGATTTCTGTTGAGAATTCATCTGCGAAGCCGAGCAATCAAGAAGGTTCTGCAGCAAGCAGAGAGATAGAAGTCAACAGTCCCCGTGCATCGGGACCTGGTTCAAGTCACCCGACTGCCGGTCCCGGCGTTGGGGCTGGTCTGCCGTCGTCGGTAGCCGTAGGGGCGCGAGATGGAGCGGAACTAGCGGCGCCGGTAGGTAATGGCAGTGTCGACAACTCAGGGCGACATGGCCATGGCCCAGTCGTGTACCCGACTGAGGCGGGTCCGAAGACAGGAAATGAGCGAGAGAGCCACACGCCGTTgccgcgaggagacggagaaaggaaaggggaGGAAGTTGCTGCTCTGGGGTTGAGTAAGGATGAACCGTTACCCACTCAAGATGGGCGAAGAGATGATCTGGATGGTGAACACCGAGAAGAGGGTGAGGTCGAGGCAGCAGGTAAcacggggagagaggaagggcgGATCGCGGAAAATGTTCGGCATTCGGCAGGCACTGCTCGGGTATCAGGATCCGCCGCGGGTGGAAGATCTGCTGGTGGCTTGCCGCAGTACACTCCCGTgtgtgaagaagaggggTCTGACGAGATTCGAGAAGAAGTGATGGGCAGACATGCCGACTTCTTTGGCACATTCGACAGTCATCCACCTggagaaaacagcgaagagTCTGTG GGCACTCAGGGTATGGCCGCAACAGAGGCGAAACCCACCGCTTGGAAAGAATGGAAAGGCCAAGTTATTCAGCAGGGCTTCGTTGCTCAGCGTGCATATGCTACTCAAGACCGTAACGTGAATGAAATTATCGCTGAAGGCTACGACGCTCGCATTTAG
- a CDS encoding hypothetical protein (encoded by transcript TGME49_264630), which translates to MGSARRAKGERAGETASTRQRPTVMGTWVGHLVKKILGHGHHKQSQANEEGNGFVLDSWGRPVPISPRGNLPCLFFYSECRRDSGHVFDVPSFNPAIHGHPYPQHTSKMI; encoded by the exons ATGGGCTCGGCAAGGAGAGCCAAAGGTGAAAGGGCGGGCGAAACCGCAAGTACTCGCCAAAGACCGACAGTTATGGGCACGTGGGTTGGACATCTTGTCAAGAAGATCCTCGGCCACGGCCACCATAAGCAGTCTCAG GCCaacgaagaaggcaacgGCTTTGTCCTAGACAGCTGGGGACGGCCAGTTCCCATATCGCCGAGGGGGAACTTGCCTTGCTTGTTCTTTTATTCGGAGTGCAGACGAGACAGTGGGCATGTCTTCGATGTTCCATCATTTAACCCTGCGATACATGGTCATCCGTACCCTCAACACACGAGCAAGATGATATAA
- a CDS encoding hypothetical protein (encoded by transcript TGME49_264620), giving the protein MKQDTVDVREYETMAAIRALTPDAYETYLKERAVATVDGKQCSDEWRECPAFLCGTPAEQAKRDMVAADTSITSLLGKNVAAVMVDGDCALYVRLQLEKACKEKLLLLEMTSDTWEQLFGTTITLSGTTDDQK; this is encoded by the coding sequence ATGAAACAAGACACTGTCGATGTACGGGAATACGAGACCATGGCAGCAATTCGGGCACTGACCCCAGATGCATATGAGACGTACCTAAAAGAGCGTGCCGTTGCCACAGTAGATGGAAAACAATGCAGCGACGAATGGAGGGAATGCCCCGCTTTCCTGTGTGGCACGCCGGCAGAGCAGGCAAAACGTGATATGGTGGCGGCCGACACCAGTATCACGTCTTTGCTAGGAAAGAATGTCGCGGCAGTAATGGTCGATGGTGACTGTGCGTTGTATGTCCGCCTGCAATTAGAGAAGGCATGCAAAGAGAAACTGCTTCTTCTTGAGATGACATCGGACACGTGGGAGCAGCTTTTTGGTACGACGATCACACTGAGTGGTACGACAGATGACCAAAAGTGA